Proteins encoded by one window of Plasmodium falciparum 3D7 genome assembly, chromosome: 4:
- a CDS encoding memo-like protein — MENYRRAYHSGSWYTNKREVLKSKIEESFKRANAQKQNVKAAICPHAGYDYALETNSHVYASIDVENVKNIFILGPNHHIYNKGFLFPRVEKYETPFGFLQINKQIISDIIKSDTHNLYSFIDPDDDEEEHSIEMQLPLIKYIIKDKDIKIVPIYVGSIGNDLKKIDLFANPLKKYFQDQHNLFLFSSDFCHYGPRFRFTNILQKYSDTFIFKQIENMDKDAVNIISHHDLTGFVDYLNETHNTICGSNPIKIMLNLLQHYSASVSTKLMHYSQSNHAKSRSDSSVSYAGVISTVN; from the exons ATGGAAAATTATAGAAGAGCATATCACAGTGGCTCTTGGTATACCAACAAAa gaGAGGTGTTGAAAAGTAAAATTGAGGAGTCATTTAAAAGAGCAAATGCACAAAAGCAAAATGTCAAGGCAGCCATATGCCC cCATGCGGGATATGACTATGCGTTGGAAACTAATTCTCACGTGTATGCAAGCATAGATGTAGAAAATGT gAAGAACATTTTTATCCTTGGCCCAAATCAtcacatttataataaaggCTTTTTATTTCCTCGTGTTGAAAAATATGAGACACCATTTGGatttttacaaataaataaacaga ttATAtcagatataataaaaagtgaTACACACAATTTGTACAGTTTTATCGATccagatgatgatgaagaagaacaTTCTATAGAAATGCAATTGCcacttataaaatatataattaaaga TAAggatataaaaattgtaCCTATATATGTAGGTTCCATAGgaaatgatttaaaaaaaatagactTATTTG ctaatcctttaaaaaaatatttccaaGATCAACACAacttgtttttattttcttctgaTTTCTGTCACTATGGACCAAG ATTTAGATTTAcgaatatattacaaaaatattccgatacatttatttttaaacaaaTTGAA aaTATGGACAAGGATGCGGTCAACATAATTAGCCATCATGATTTAACag GATTTGTTGATTACCTGAATGAAACGCATAACACCATTTGTGGATCGAATCCCATTAAAATTATGCTAAAT TTACTTCAACATTATTCAGCATCAGTATCCACAAAATTAATGCATTACTCTCAG tcAAACCATGCTAAAAGTAGGAGTGATTCTTCCGTTTCCTATGCTGGGGTAATATCCACtgtaaattaa